The window CTCCTCCGTTCGTGCGGCGGAGAGTGCGCTGAACATCGACGTGCCGGTTAACGCGCAGTACATCCGTAATATCATTCTGGCGGCGCACACCACGCATGACCATATCGTTCACTTTTATCAGCTTTCCGCGCTGGACTGGGTGGATATCACCTCTGCGCTGAATGCCGACCCGGCAAAAGCGGAAGCGCTGCTGAAAGGCGTTTCCAGCTGGCATCTGAACAGCGCCGAAGAGTTCACGAAGGTACAGAACAAGATTAAAGATCTGGTCGCCAGCGGCCAGCTGGGCATTTTCGCCAACGGCTACTGGGGACACCCGGCGATGAAACTGCCGCCGGAAGTCAACCTGATCGCCGTCGCGCACTACCTGCAGGCGCTGGAGTGCCAGCGCGACGCCAACCGCGTAGTGGCGCTGCTGGGCGGTAAAACGCCACACATTCAGAACCTGGCGGTGGGCGGGGTGGCAAACCCGATTAACCTCGACGGTCTGGGCGTACTGAACCTTGAACGCCTGATGTACATCAAGTCCTTCATCGACAAGCTGAGCGACTTTGTTGAGCATGTTTACAAGGTTGATACTGCGGTTATCGCCGCCTTCTATCCGGAGTGGCTGGAGCGCGGTAAAGGCGCGGTGAACTACCTGAGCGCGCCGGAATTCCCGACCGACGGTAAGAACGGCAGCTTCCTGTTCCCGGGCGGCTATATCGAAAACGCCGATCTGGCGACCTACCGGCCAATCAGCTCTCACTCCGATGAGTATCTGATTAAGGGTATTCAGGAGAGCGCGAAGCACGCCTGGTATAAAGACGAAGCGCCGCAGGCGCCGTGGGAAGGAACCACCATTCCGGAATACAACGGCTGGGC is drawn from Citrobacter rodentium NBRC 105723 = DSM 16636 and contains these coding sequences:
- the hybC gene encoding hydrogenase 2 large subunit, which translates into the protein MSQRITIDPVTRIEGHLRIDCEIENGVVSKAWASGTMWRGMEEIVKNRDPRDAWMIVQRICGVCTTTHAISSVRAAESALNIDVPVNAQYIRNIILAAHTTHDHIVHFYQLSALDWVDITSALNADPAKAEALLKGVSSWHLNSAEEFTKVQNKIKDLVASGQLGIFANGYWGHPAMKLPPEVNLIAVAHYLQALECQRDANRVVALLGGKTPHIQNLAVGGVANPINLDGLGVLNLERLMYIKSFIDKLSDFVEHVYKVDTAVIAAFYPEWLERGKGAVNYLSAPEFPTDGKNGSFLFPGGYIENADLATYRPISSHSDEYLIKGIQESAKHAWYKDEAPQAPWEGTTIPEYNGWADDGKYSWVKSPTFYGKTVEVGPLANMLVKLAAGRESTQAKLNEIVAIYQKLTGKTLEVAQLHSTLGRIIGRTVHCCELQGILQNQYSALIANIGKGDHTTFVKPNIPATGEFKGVGFLEAPRGMLSHWMVIRDGIISNYQAVVPSTWNSGPRNFNDDVGPYEQSLVGTPIADPEKPLEVVRTIHSFDPCMACAVHVVDADGNEVVSVKVL